In the genome of Spirochaetia bacterium, one region contains:
- a CDS encoding V-type ATP synthase subunit B, translating to MKKNESLDKALLAGREYLGASKIDGPLVYMRNTHPIGYGELVEVIAPDGSRRSGQVLDTSDDVVCVQVFEGTSGLTMPGTGMHFMGHPLTLPVSEGMLGRVMNGLGQSRDGSPIPQGAEDRSVNGEPINPTARLYPRNFIQTGISVIDGMTTLIQGQKLPIFSGNGMEHNELAAQIVRQATVRGSDNDFSIVFAAMGVKYDVARYFISSFEDSGVIGNVALFLSLADDPSIERTITPRTALTLAEYLAFEKNKQVLVIMTDMTNYCESIREISTLRGEIPSRKGYPGYLYSDLAELYERSGKVEGSTGSITQLPILSMPNDDISHPIPDLTGYITEGQIVFDRSMHAAEIYPPINPLPSLSRLMKDGIGEGMTRADHPHLSNQLFASYSHVQDVRNLASVIGEEELTPIDKQYIKFGDYFEKHFINQGFDENRSIEETLDIGWKALGYLPAEELQRLSEDEIEEHWVEAEE from the coding sequence ATGAAGAAGAATGAAAGTCTTGATAAGGCTTTGCTGGCCGGCAGGGAGTATCTGGGAGCCAGTAAGATCGACGGCCCCCTTGTGTATATGAGGAATACCCATCCTATCGGATATGGGGAACTTGTTGAGGTCATTGCTCCTGATGGGTCAAGAAGGTCAGGACAAGTACTTGATACCAGTGATGATGTAGTATGTGTACAGGTGTTTGAGGGGACCAGTGGACTGACCATGCCGGGGACAGGCATGCATTTCATGGGACATCCGCTTACATTGCCGGTGTCAGAGGGTATGCTTGGAAGAGTCATGAACGGCTTGGGACAGAGCAGGGATGGTTCTCCCATTCCCCAAGGTGCCGAGGACAGAAGTGTCAACGGCGAGCCGATCAACCCAACGGCCCGTCTCTATCCGAGGAATTTCATCCAGACAGGTATTTCTGTCATTGATGGTATGACTACTTTGATTCAGGGACAGAAACTGCCGATCTTCAGTGGCAATGGCATGGAACACAATGAGCTTGCAGCTCAGATTGTACGTCAAGCTACCGTACGGGGCAGTGACAATGATTTTTCCATTGTCTTTGCCGCCATGGGAGTCAAGTATGATGTAGCCAGATACTTCATTTCTTCCTTTGAGGATAGCGGGGTAATCGGTAATGTGGCACTTTTCCTTTCACTGGCAGATGATCCTTCCATTGAAAGGACAATTACACCACGTACAGCTCTGACATTGGCAGAGTATCTTGCGTTTGAGAAAAACAAGCAGGTGCTTGTCATCATGACCGACATGACGAACTACTGTGAATCAATCCGTGAAATTTCGACACTCAGAGGCGAAATCCCATCAAGGAAAGGTTATCCCGGATACTTGTATTCTGATTTGGCTGAGTTGTACGAACGGTCAGGTAAGGTAGAAGGTAGTACCGGTTCCATTACCCAATTGCCTATCCTTTCCATGCCTAATGATGATATTTCGCATCCTATTCCCGATTTGACCGGATATATTACCGAGGGACAGATCGTATTTGACAGATCGATGCATGCTGCAGAGATTTATCCGCCGATCAATCCTCTTCCGTCACTTTCTCGACTTATGAAAGACGGTATCGGAGAAGGAATGACTAGGGCTGACCATCCCCATCTGTCAAACCAGCTCTTTGCCTCGTATTCCCATGTGCAGGATGTCAGGAACCTGGCTTCTGTCATCGGTGAAGAAGAACTGACTCCGATTGACAAGCAGTATATCAAGTTCGGTGATTATTTTGAGAAGCATTTCATCAACCAGGGATTTGATGAAAACCGTTCGATTGAGGAAACTCTGGACATCGGCTGGAAGGCCCTTGGCTATTTGCCTGCTGAAGAATTGCAGCGATTGAGTGAAGATGAGATCGAAGAACACTGGGTGGAGGCAGAAGAGTAG
- a CDS encoding V-type ATPase subunit: MKSAINNYSYINAKLRARIGVIRQSSLESDLQKAGGLVEAIGVLKDHGYDEAATAYDKTGDLQMVELALAKQLVADYRDIGRQVSDKPRDVVLCMISRLELDNIKNAMRLWYSSAVHHRPITYRTSYLIKEKFVNDINLLGIVNAMTYDQIVASVAHTWYEPIFKEYDFDIIERDGLFDLESALDRGWYAQMNKADKALDGNDKTVAVQLFNMEVDLKNLLMLVRYGWFHQMEAEKLRSLLYPYGTVYRDKGVQNYIDQKKDARDAQALLQGRYPDLAKTVQEKGVVDNKLVPLIEQTRMVEHFLVERRKALAIRCLEGNPFTIGVALAYFYFKEAQYSMVCGILGAKYYGIADDGNKGNAS, translated from the coding sequence ATGAAGAGTGCAATAAACAACTATAGTTATATCAACGCAAAACTTCGGGCACGTATTGGTGTTATCAGGCAGAGTAGTCTGGAAAGTGACCTGCAGAAGGCTGGTGGATTGGTGGAAGCAATAGGCGTACTCAAGGACCATGGCTATGATGAAGCTGCTACTGCATATGATAAAACCGGAGATCTCCAGATGGTTGAATTGGCACTTGCCAAGCAACTGGTAGCAGACTATAGGGATATCGGTAGGCAAGTAAGTGACAAGCCAAGGGATGTAGTTCTCTGTATGATATCCCGTCTGGAATTGGATAATATAAAGAATGCCATGAGGTTGTGGTATTCATCGGCGGTACACCATCGTCCTATTACATACAGGACCTCATATCTCATCAAGGAAAAATTCGTCAATGACATAAACCTGCTGGGAATTGTCAATGCAATGACTTATGACCAGATTGTCGCAAGCGTTGCACATACATGGTATGAACCTATTTTCAAGGAATATGATTTCGATATCATTGAACGGGATGGCCTGTTTGATTTGGAATCAGCTCTTGACAGGGGATGGTATGCCCAGATGAATAAAGCTGACAAGGCCCTTGATGGTAATGACAAGACCGTTGCCGTGCAATTGTTCAATATGGAAGTGGATTTGAAGAATTTGCTGATGCTTGTCCGATATGGTTGGTTTCATCAGATGGAAGCTGAAAAATTGCGTAGTTTGCTTTATCCTTATGGCACGGTTTACAGAGATAAGGGTGTGCAGAACTATATAGATCAAAAGAAAGATGCACGGGATGCCCAGGCTCTGTTGCAGGGACGTTATCCTGATTTGGCAAAGACTGTCCAGGAAAAAGGTGTCGTCGACAACAAGCTTGTTCCTTTGATTGAGCAGACACGGATGGTAGAGCATTTTCTTGTAGAAAGGAGGAAAGCCTTGGCTATCAGATGCCTGGAAGGCAATCCTTTTACCATTGGGGTTGCACTGGCCTATTTTTACTTCAAGGAAGCACAATACAGTATGGTCTGTGGCATTTTGGGTGCAAAATACTATGGCATTGCCGATGATGGCAACAAGGGGAATGCATCATGA
- a CDS encoding V-type ATP synthase subunit E family protein — MNTDNGLLGGITAQAQKKAEKIIQNAQVRSDQIIADAVEKSKHDVMLEEKSYTGRVATEGLKLEASKRSIARKVQLEILNRRYTQLLENVREKVLSTLQGKEGEAVLCSWILEAVLGLGLDKAKISFCISTPVNEEMLRKVEKMALDKYDLTIALQLDSRRLLAPGVVATSLNGKISFNNQVDVRMRRFDRDLKVAVQEGSCPQE; from the coding sequence GTGAACACGGACAATGGATTGTTGGGAGGCATAACTGCACAAGCCCAGAAAAAGGCTGAAAAAATCATACAGAATGCCCAAGTACGCTCTGACCAGATCATTGCAGATGCAGTGGAAAAGTCAAAGCACGATGTAATGTTGGAAGAAAAGTCCTATACAGGTAGAGTTGCAACCGAAGGGTTGAAGCTTGAAGCTTCAAAAAGAAGTATTGCCCGGAAAGTGCAGCTTGAGATTCTCAATCGAAGGTATACCCAGCTTTTGGAAAATGTGCGGGAAAAAGTACTCAGCACGCTGCAAGGGAAAGAAGGCGAAGCAGTGCTTTGCTCATGGATTCTGGAGGCAGTACTTGGCCTTGGTCTTGACAAGGCTAAGATTTCCTTTTGTATCTCGACACCGGTGAATGAGGAAATGCTCAGAAAAGTTGAGAAAATGGCTTTGGACAAATATGATCTGACAATTGCATTGCAACTTGATTCCCGACGTTTGCTTGCTCCAGGGGTTGTGGCTACTTCCCTTAATGGCAAGATTTCGTTCAACAACCAGGTCGATGTGCGTATGCGTCGCTTCGACCGCGATCTGAAAGTAGCCGTGCAGGAGGGCTCATGCCCACAAGAGTAA
- a CDS encoding molecular chaperone, giving the protein MDRRIVRRLVSTIVVALVSSVMLSAFQFSPMEQTFSPTGAGNTKTYTIVNDSEDTIAVQISALTRSHNINGEEVNAPADAYFSITPNKCLIPPQTSQVVRVQYRGTSTVTRELSFRIKAEQILYSKGKAADNQSMFNFLYIFSTSAYVEPSQKIERIALRKVAPSTKEVTVTDKDGKASQHLENTMAITISNLGTVHQKMINPTFAVMDSKGNKVLLSGDEATAGLSGSNILAGETVTLQIPWPIVLSRDSGTTYKFSNIKYGED; this is encoded by the coding sequence ATGGATAGAAGAATAGTAAGAAGGTTGGTGTCTACGATAGTCGTGGCATTGGTTTCAAGCGTGATGTTGTCCGCGTTTCAGTTTTCTCCGATGGAACAGACTTTTTCGCCTACGGGGGCAGGAAACACAAAGACATATACCATCGTCAATGACAGTGAGGATACGATAGCTGTTCAGATTTCAGCATTGACTCGTTCCCATAATATCAACGGAGAAGAAGTCAATGCTCCGGCTGATGCCTATTTTTCCATTACTCCTAACAAGTGTCTGATTCCTCCACAGACATCCCAAGTGGTCAGAGTCCAGTATCGTGGTACATCTACGGTAACAAGAGAGTTGTCATTCAGGATCAAGGCGGAACAGATATTATATTCAAAAGGTAAGGCAGCTGATAACCAGAGTATGTTCAATTTCCTTTATATCTTTTCAACAAGTGCTTATGTCGAGCCCTCTCAGAAAATTGAACGTATTGCTTTGCGAAAAGTAGCTCCGTCTACAAAAGAAGTGACAGTTACTGATAAAGATGGAAAGGCCTCTCAACATCTTGAGAATACCATGGCAATTACGATTTCCAACCTTGGTACCGTGCATCAAAAAATGATTAATCCGACTTTTGCAGTTATGGATAGCAAGGGCAATAAGGTCTTGTTGTCCGGAGATGAGGCGACTGCGGGACTTTCAGGTTCTAACATACTTGCAGGAGAAACTGTTACGTTGCAGATACCTTGGCCGATTGTTTTGTCTAGGGACTCCGGTACAACATATAAGTTTTCGAATATCAAGTATGGCGAAGACTGA
- a CDS encoding ATPase has product MSLFTEDMRMITAVVLEECSDEVIKALLELGALDFVQIKNLPPSQLAKLSHRNPNVSKAGIIDTRHRIGNLLRQGGRPVPSSSQLDVKEMTSLDLKDYRAQLDKLSRSLGTLKDQQKTYSQLEQSLTEMRRYLQEGQNDYVDIRVGTITGNLDALKKRLGEYGAVISEKDGHIATMTLRRDAQNVSDAMEVFGWTESADRIVQQEGDERVKANLDKRIEDAIAKKTELEQQVADKIGEHEQELTVMWCNLRLHELSDQIRSYFSYTKNTTLFSGWVPSYLADKVEAAIETSSNGQCIIDWTEVNEVPRETVPVAMKSPAVLRPFERIVRNYGTPEYGTVNPTPFVAVAYMTMFLLMFADIGQGIVILLIGWLTGRLYSKHPEMKDGIIPRSVCTLIEYVGIASIIGGILFGSNFGFPVPALWFNYHSVVMGHPLPGTPVQNIYDILGISIYYGLIVIFVGLGINWTNLIRKKNWIKLFFDRQGFSGVAIYIVGLYIGFSYTYSGFKSFPSDPWIAWVLLAAALGMLARRPLEYILDRKAGKVVQPFGPFLANALMMWLIELLETFTGYLSNTLSFFRVAGLGIAHVSLMGAFESLAEIPGLHSIGGIAILVAGNALVIALEGLSTGIQALRLNYYEFFTKFFNGTGIAYSPVSLRSKDRS; this is encoded by the coding sequence ATGAGTCTCTTTACCGAAGATATGCGGATGATTACGGCTGTGGTTTTGGAAGAGTGTAGCGACGAAGTCATCAAGGCTCTGTTGGAACTGGGTGCCTTGGATTTCGTCCAGATAAAGAATCTTCCCCCCAGTCAACTGGCAAAGCTTTCTCACAGGAATCCCAATGTCAGCAAGGCTGGTATCATTGATACACGTCACAGGATCGGCAACCTGCTCAGGCAAGGAGGACGGCCTGTCCCGAGCAGTTCCCAATTGGATGTCAAGGAAATGACATCATTGGATCTGAAGGACTACCGTGCCCAGCTTGACAAGCTTTCCCGTTCACTTGGTACATTGAAAGACCAACAGAAAACGTACAGCCAACTTGAGCAGAGCCTTACGGAAATGCGCAGGTACCTCCAGGAAGGGCAGAATGATTATGTTGATATCAGAGTCGGAACCATTACTGGCAATCTTGATGCCTTGAAGAAACGACTGGGCGAATATGGGGCAGTCATCAGTGAAAAGGATGGACATATTGCCACGATGACTTTACGCCGGGATGCGCAGAATGTTTCAGATGCCATGGAAGTCTTCGGTTGGACTGAATCTGCTGACCGCATTGTGCAGCAGGAAGGCGATGAGAGGGTCAAAGCCAATCTGGACAAGCGTATTGAGGATGCCATTGCAAAGAAAACGGAACTGGAACAGCAGGTCGCAGATAAGATCGGAGAGCATGAGCAGGAACTGACAGTCATGTGGTGCAACCTTCGTCTGCATGAGTTGAGTGACCAGATCCGTTCTTATTTTTCCTATACCAAGAATACGACTCTTTTTTCCGGCTGGGTCCCTTCATACCTGGCAGATAAGGTTGAGGCTGCAATTGAGACGTCCAGCAACGGACAATGCATCATTGATTGGACGGAAGTGAATGAAGTTCCTCGGGAAACGGTTCCTGTTGCAATGAAAAGCCCTGCAGTCCTTCGGCCGTTTGAGAGAATTGTAAGGAACTATGGTACACCGGAATATGGCACGGTCAATCCGACACCTTTCGTTGCTGTAGCCTACATGACGATGTTCCTGTTGATGTTTGCTGATATCGGGCAAGGCATAGTCATACTGCTGATCGGGTGGCTGACCGGACGTCTCTACAGCAAGCATCCTGAGATGAAGGATGGTATCATCCCCCGCAGCGTATGTACGCTGATTGAATATGTCGGTATTGCTTCTATTATCGGAGGAATACTTTTTGGATCGAATTTCGGATTTCCGGTCCCGGCCTTGTGGTTCAATTACCATTCGGTGGTCATGGGACATCCTTTGCCAGGTACACCTGTACAGAATATCTATGATATCCTGGGAATTTCAATTTACTATGGACTTATTGTCATTTTTGTCGGATTAGGCATCAACTGGACCAATCTCATAAGGAAAAAGAATTGGATTAAACTTTTCTTTGACCGTCAGGGCTTCAGTGGTGTGGCTATCTACATAGTCGGGCTTTATATTGGTTTCAGTTATACCTACAGTGGCTTCAAGTCATTCCCATCAGATCCATGGATTGCATGGGTTCTGCTTGCCGCAGCCTTGGGTATGTTGGCCAGAAGGCCTCTTGAATATATCCTTGACAGGAAAGCTGGGAAGGTAGTACAGCCCTTCGGGCCGTTCCTTGCCAATGCCCTGATGATGTGGCTCATCGAATTGCTGGAGACATTTACCGGCTATCTGTCAAATACCCTTTCGTTTTTCCGTGTGGCAGGGCTAGGTATTGCCCATGTCAGTCTGATGGGTGCCTTTGAAAGCCTGGCAGAAATACCAGGGCTTCATTCCATAGGTGGTATTGCCATATTGGTGGCCGGCAATGCGCTGGTCATCGCTTTGGAGGGGCTGAGCACAGGCATTCAAGCCTTGAGGCTCAACTACTACGAATTCTTTACTAAGTTTTTCAACGGTACTGGGATTGCATACTCACCGGTTAGCTTGCGGTCCAAGGATCGATCATAG
- a CDS encoding V-type ATP synthase subunit F, which translates to MQYFVIGDEDTVLGFSLVGVFGMQATDPTQAKAAWDKAISDTNNGIIIITQPVADMISSIVDKYLFTETFPLVVVIPGPGGEKSKDLRSLVNDAIGISL; encoded by the coding sequence ATGCAGTATTTTGTCATCGGTGACGAAGACACCGTACTTGGCTTTTCTTTGGTCGGAGTCTTCGGCATGCAGGCGACTGATCCTACGCAGGCCAAGGCTGCTTGGGACAAAGCCATCAGCGATACGAACAATGGGATAATCATCATTACGCAACCGGTAGCGGATATGATCAGTTCCATCGTCGACAAATATCTTTTTACCGAGACATTTCCTCTGGTGGTTGTCATTCCGGGACCTGGCGGGGAGAAGAGCAAAGATCTGCGTTCGCTTGTGAATGATGCAATTGGCATAAGTTTATGA
- a CDS encoding restriction endonuclease subunit M: protein MKTKILEHQLGENPDINENSILRMNPELISILLKDRSSGKNILWMTNNYASHGAGYEENSEITIPSITGKNHNIIKPRISKSKLEQFHRIRDKAEVFTPSWICNKQNNLIDNAWFGRSNIFNIEDDNGWSVTTVPIPFATEGEKTWRNYVLAPRLEVSCGEAPYLVSRYDTTTGKMIHVKQRIGLLDRKLRVVSENTTRRDIWLLWSMKAVQSIYGYEWQGDNLLLARENIVFTYIDYYKARFDGQLPPLSILTEVAEIVSWNLWQMDGLKFVIPCSCHENVTIEMELFGERVTKTACEGCTSGDIHKHNGIYCKIKDWQKNETFSALSMLRR from the coding sequence TTGAAAACGAAAATATTGGAACACCAACTAGGGGAAAATCCTGATATAAATGAAAACAGTATTCTAAGAATGAACCCAGAACTAATTTCTATCCTACTCAAGGATCGATCATCTGGAAAGAATATTCTGTGGATGACCAACAATTATGCAAGTCACGGAGCTGGGTATGAAGAAAATTCTGAGATAACAATACCATCGATAACTGGCAAAAACCACAACATAATTAAACCCCGAATTAGCAAATCCAAGCTGGAACAGTTCCATAGAATCAGGGATAAGGCTGAAGTTTTTACCCCATCTTGGATTTGCAATAAACAGAATAATCTTATTGATAATGCATGGTTTGGAAGATCAAATATTTTTAATATCGAAGATGATAATGGCTGGTCAGTTACCACAGTCCCTATACCATTTGCAACAGAAGGGGAAAAAACATGGAGAAATTATGTACTAGCTCCTAGACTTGAAGTTTCCTGTGGAGAAGCACCCTATCTAGTAAGCCGTTACGACACGACTACCGGCAAAATGATTCATGTAAAACAGCGGATCGGACTTTTGGACAGGAAGCTTCGGGTAGTATCTGAAAATACCACGAGACGTGATATTTGGCTTTTATGGTCAATGAAGGCTGTACAAAGCATTTATGGGTATGAATGGCAGGGAGATAATTTATTGCTTGCTCGTGAGAATATTGTTTTTACTTATATTGACTATTATAAAGCCCGTTTTGATGGGCAATTGCCTCCTTTGTCCATTCTCACAGAGGTAGCTGAAATCGTTTCATGGAATCTGTGGCAAATGGACGGCCTTAAATTCGTTATTCCTTGCTCATGCCATGAAAATGTTACAATTGAAATGGAACTCTTTGGTGAACGAGTAACTAAAACAGCCTGTGAAGGATGTACTTCCGGGGATATTCACAAACATAATGGTATATATTGCAAAATAAAGGATTGGCAAAAAAATGAAACCTTTTCTGCACTTTCCATGCTTAGGAGGTAG
- a CDS encoding ATP synthase subunit C translates to MTKIAFKRKVSLSFIATFLMLIASGFLFAPGAFAAGTTTAAASSSVGIVCLAAAISFGCGAIAAGFAIAHVGAAAMGAISEKPEIASQALIFIALAEGLVIFGFIIALMILGHV, encoded by the coding sequence ATGACCAAAATTGCTTTTAAGAGAAAAGTTTCACTTTCATTCATTGCCACTTTCCTTATGCTGATTGCATCAGGATTTCTCTTTGCCCCTGGTGCGTTTGCAGCTGGAACTACAACCGCAGCTGCATCAAGCAGTGTCGGTATAGTCTGTCTGGCTGCAGCTATTTCATTCGGCTGTGGCGCTATTGCTGCAGGTTTTGCCATTGCACATGTCGGAGCAGCTGCTATGGGTGCAATCAGCGAGAAACCTGAGATTGCCTCACAGGCTTTGATCTTCATCGCACTGGCCGAAGGTCTTGTCATCTTCGGTTTCATCATTGCGTTGATGATTCTGGGACACGTATAA
- a CDS encoding V-type ATP synthase subunit A, whose product MPTRVIGHIKRVNGPVITVTDVTDAEMLELVRVGEQRLIGEVVKLFDTEATIQVYEDATGICPGDNVYGSGMPLCAELGPGIIGSIYDGIQRPLEKLEEASGTFISRGLSFDGIDHKKKWHFVPVAKPGDAIAAGHMLGTVQETTTIVHKIMVPPTASDGIVTDIVEEGDYTVEDIIATISQTKGTDFKVTMIQKWPIRKPRPVKNRLPFHAPLITGQRVIDTLFPLAKGGTVAIPGGFGTGKTMTQHAIAQWCDADLIVYIGCGERGNEMTDVLREFPQLIDPKNGKSLMERTILIANTSNMPVSAREASIYTGITMAEYYRDMGYAVAVMADSTSRWAEALRELSGRMEEMPAEEGFPAYLATRIAEFYERAGLMKTLGEEEGSVSVIGAVSPPGGDFSEPVTMHTKRFVRCFWGLDRALASARHYPAISWIDSYSEYLLDVKDWWNSHSDDTWQKNRQIIMELLQREVRLQQIVKLVGADALPDSQNFIIEVCSVFKNAFLQQNAFDKIDRYCVVAKQVKMLQCIVTYWEKGSEAIKKGVPLIKLRRLQAVQDIQKMKSVVPNDDVSQIDKLELKLERSIDKLGGIYEEE is encoded by the coding sequence ATGCCCACAAGAGTAATTGGACACATTAAACGCGTCAATGGTCCTGTCATCACTGTTACTGACGTTACGGATGCTGAAATGCTTGAATTGGTCAGGGTCGGTGAACAACGCTTGATCGGTGAAGTCGTCAAGCTGTTTGATACTGAAGCAACCATCCAAGTATATGAAGATGCAACGGGAATTTGTCCCGGCGATAATGTCTATGGTTCAGGTATGCCGCTGTGTGCAGAACTCGGGCCTGGGATTATCGGTTCAATCTATGATGGCATACAGAGACCACTTGAGAAGCTTGAGGAAGCCAGCGGTACGTTTATTTCCCGAGGACTTTCCTTTGATGGTATCGACCATAAGAAAAAATGGCATTTTGTACCTGTTGCCAAGCCTGGTGATGCCATTGCTGCTGGACATATGCTGGGAACCGTACAGGAAACTACGACGATTGTCCACAAGATCATGGTACCGCCTACGGCATCTGATGGGATCGTTACCGACATCGTAGAAGAAGGTGATTATACCGTCGAGGATATCATTGCTACCATTTCTCAGACCAAAGGTACCGATTTCAAGGTAACCATGATACAGAAATGGCCCATACGAAAGCCTAGGCCTGTAAAGAATAGGTTGCCGTTCCATGCACCGTTGATAACAGGTCAAAGGGTAATCGATACCCTGTTCCCGCTTGCAAAAGGTGGTACGGTCGCCATTCCCGGCGGATTCGGAACTGGAAAAACGATGACCCAACATGCTATTGCACAGTGGTGTGATGCTGACCTCATCGTATATATCGGTTGTGGAGAACGCGGGAATGAAATGACAGATGTCCTGCGTGAGTTTCCACAGCTTATTGATCCGAAAAATGGCAAAAGCCTGATGGAACGCACAATTCTTATAGCAAATACATCCAATATGCCGGTGTCAGCACGTGAAGCTTCCATTTATACGGGAATTACCATGGCTGAATACTACAGGGACATGGGTTATGCCGTGGCAGTCATGGCAGATTCTACCTCACGATGGGCAGAAGCTCTCCGTGAACTTTCCGGACGTATGGAAGAGATGCCTGCAGAAGAAGGCTTCCCTGCTTACCTTGCAACGAGGATTGCAGAGTTCTATGAACGTGCAGGTCTGATGAAGACGCTCGGTGAAGAAGAGGGATCCGTTTCCGTAATTGGAGCAGTCTCTCCTCCTGGCGGTGATTTCAGTGAACCTGTTACTATGCATACCAAGCGCTTTGTGCGTTGTTTCTGGGGGTTGGACCGTGCTTTGGCTTCTGCAAGGCATTATCCGGCTATCAGCTGGATTGACAGCTACAGTGAATATCTGCTTGATGTGAAAGACTGGTGGAATTCTCACAGTGATGATACGTGGCAGAAAAACCGTCAGATTATCATGGAATTGCTCCAGAGGGAAGTCCGGCTGCAGCAGATCGTCAAGCTGGTCGGTGCAGATGCCCTGCCGGATTCCCAGAACTTCATCATTGAAGTGTGCAGTGTATTCAAGAATGCTTTCCTGCAGCAGAATGCCTTTGATAAGATTGACCGGTATTGTGTTGTTGCGAAGCAGGTCAAGATGCTGCAGTGCATCGTTACGTACTGGGAGAAGGGCAGTGAGGCCATCAAGAAGGGTGTTCCTTTGATCAAGCTGAGAAGACTGCAGGCTGTGCAGGATATCCAGAAGATGAAATCCGTTGTTCCCAATGATGATGTTTCCCAGATAGACAAGTTGGAACTGAAACTTGAACGTAGCATTGACAAGCTTGGAGGCATTTATGAAGAAGAATGA
- a CDS encoding TetR/AcrR family transcriptional regulator C-terminal domain-containing protein: MGTKTKELLANTLVNLMENEYLDKIKVTALAKACGINRQTFYYHFNDMYELVYWMLNNESEQLLASVQDQADIVQIFLVFETYMSKNSKTIQNVYYSLSRDVLQRFLLDKTSDILRRYIVLQGYARDIDATVVERVVQFYKHAYVGYVLEWIRCGMTVDTSLPKDKIALLLGESLRREVLGLEGILQSNRHYQSKREA; this comes from the coding sequence ATGGGTACTAAAACAAAGGAATTATTGGCGAATACGTTGGTAAATCTGATGGAAAATGAGTATCTGGACAAGATCAAGGTGACCGCACTCGCCAAGGCTTGTGGAATCAATCGGCAGACATTCTACTACCATTTCAACGATATGTATGAACTGGTCTATTGGATGCTCAATAATGAAAGTGAACAGCTTTTGGCATCAGTACAGGACCAAGCTGATATCGTCCAGATTTTTTTAGTATTTGAAACCTATATGAGCAAGAACAGCAAGACTATCCAGAATGTCTACTACAGTCTCAGTAGGGATGTGTTACAACGTTTCTTGCTGGACAAGACCAGTGATATATTAAGGCGATATATCGTTCTTCAAGGTTACGCAAGGGATATAGATGCTACGGTTGTTGAAAGAGTCGTGCAATTCTATAAACATGCTTATGTCGGTTATGTCCTGGAATGGATTCGCTGTGGTATGACGGTCGATACCAGTCTGCCGAAAGATAAGATTGCATTGCTTCTCGGTGAATCCTTGAGAAGGGAGGTCTTAGGGCTGGAAGGAATACTCCAATCCAATAGGCATTACCAATCGAAGCGTGAAGCATAG